Proteins from one Deinococcus actinosclerus genomic window:
- a CDS encoding COX15/CtaA family protein yields the protein MSGTLTVPRARAGVWLPRLAWAALIYNVLVILWGAVVRITGAGAGCGDHWPLCNGVVVPQSPTLHTVIEYSHRLTSGASGLLAIALVALAFRVTPKGHPARLGAALSFALILLEGLVGGVQVLLGLTADSTDPARGFVQGIHLANTFLLLSTLLLTALWASGAPRLRLRGQGLVGGWSYVGLGLMLVLGMAGAVTALGDLLFLPADGSTPIETVKRDFAVTASVIENLRVVHPMLAVLTSAFLVWLGVFLRRERPGAEVQRWSAALWGVLAAQMVAGFANVTLKAPGWMQLVHLLLALGLWLVLVMLVYRALTGLTVQGAPRARVKGNV from the coding sequence ATGAGTGGAACGCTGACAGTTCCGCGCGCCCGCGCGGGCGTGTGGCTCCCCCGGCTGGCCTGGGCGGCGCTGATCTATAACGTGCTGGTAATCCTGTGGGGCGCGGTGGTGCGCATCACGGGGGCCGGGGCGGGGTGTGGGGATCACTGGCCGCTGTGTAACGGCGTGGTGGTGCCGCAGAGCCCCACGCTCCATACCGTGATCGAGTACAGCCACCGCCTGACCAGCGGCGCCAGCGGCCTGCTGGCGATCGCGCTGGTGGCGCTGGCCTTCCGCGTGACGCCCAAGGGCCACCCGGCGCGCCTGGGCGCGGCGCTGTCCTTCGCGCTGATCCTGCTCGAAGGACTGGTGGGGGGCGTGCAGGTGCTGCTGGGCCTGACGGCCGACAGTACCGATCCGGCGCGCGGGTTCGTGCAGGGCATTCACCTGGCGAACACGTTCCTGCTGCTGTCGACGCTGCTCCTCACGGCCCTGTGGGCCAGCGGCGCGCCCCGGCTGCGGCTGCGCGGTCAGGGCCTGGTGGGCGGCTGGAGCTACGTGGGCCTGGGCCTGATGCTGGTGCTGGGGATGGCGGGGGCCGTGACGGCGCTGGGGGACCTGCTGTTCCTGCCCGCCGACGGCAGCACGCCCATCGAGACGGTCAAACGCGACTTCGCCGTGACGGCCTCGGTCATCGAGAACCTGCGGGTGGTGCACCCGATGCTGGCGGTGCTCACGAGCGCCTTCCTGGTGTGGCTGGGCGTGTTCCTGCGCCGCGAGCGCCCGGGGGCCGAGGTGCAGCGCTGGAGCGCGGCGCTGTGGGGCGTGCTGGCGGCGCAGATGGTCGCCGGCTTCGCGAACGTGACGCTCAAGGCGCCGGGCTGGATGCAGCTCGTGCACCTGCTGCTGGCGCTGGGCCTGTGGCTGGTGCTGGTCATGCTGGTCTACCGCGCCCTGACGGGACTGACCGTGCAGGGAGCCCCGCGCGCTAGGGTGAAGGGGAACGTATGA
- a CDS encoding DUF420 domain-containing protein produces the protein MAETINQWAVITIVLSGLALCVGVYLIKRGLREAHMRAMIVASTLATIFLVLYLTRLGLGYEKKYAGPEAWRTAYFALLISHIILAAANLPLALGALWNAYKGLRAARNLNNIDLPAARGYFNKHRAWVRWTVPVWLYVAVTGWIIYLVLHSYGEVIKS, from the coding sequence ATGGCGGAAACCATCAACCAGTGGGCGGTCATCACGATCGTCCTGAGCGGCCTGGCCCTGTGCGTGGGCGTGTACCTGATCAAACGTGGCCTGCGCGAGGCCCACATGCGCGCCATGATCGTTGCCAGCACCCTGGCCACCATCTTCCTCGTGCTGTACCTCACCCGCCTGGGCCTGGGCTACGAGAAGAAATACGCCGGGCCCGAGGCGTGGCGCACGGCGTACTTCGCGCTGCTGATCAGCCACATCATCCTGGCCGCCGCGAACCTGCCCCTGGCGCTGGGCGCGCTGTGGAACGCCTACAAGGGCCTGCGGGCCGCCCGCAACCTGAACAACATCGACCTGCCCGCCGCGCGCGGGTACTTCAACAAGCACCGCGCCTGGGTGCGCTGGACGGTGCCGGTGTGGCTGTACGTGGCCGTGACCGGCTGGATCATCTACCTCGTGCTGCACAGCTACGGCGAGGTCATCAAGAGCTGA
- the panB gene encoding 3-methyl-2-oxobutanoate hydroxymethyltransferase has protein sequence MKRSIPELQHSAQPLVMVTAYDYPGGKHAQAAGVDLILVGDSLGNVVLGYDSTAPVTLGDMIHHARAVRRGAPDTFMVVDLPFGTYHTGVQDAMRNAVRVIQETGADAIKMEGSSPEILQVVQTLTRNGIPVMGHVGLMPQTATAQGGLRVQGKDDATARATLDGALALESAGAFSVVLEAIPARLAKLISERLIIPTIGIGAGVSCDGQVLVTHDLLGIYEGEEKKIARRYAELGRAAREAITAYAADVRAREFPTRDNAFVMKDDVLDKLY, from the coding sequence ATGAAACGCAGCATTCCGGAGTTGCAGCACTCCGCGCAGCCGCTGGTCATGGTGACCGCCTACGACTACCCCGGCGGGAAGCACGCGCAGGCCGCCGGCGTGGACCTGATCCTGGTCGGCGACAGCCTGGGCAACGTCGTGCTGGGCTACGACAGCACCGCGCCCGTCACGCTGGGCGACATGATCCACCACGCCCGCGCCGTGCGCCGGGGCGCGCCCGACACCTTCATGGTCGTGGACCTGCCCTTCGGCACGTACCACACCGGCGTGCAGGACGCCATGCGCAACGCCGTGCGCGTCATCCAGGAGACCGGCGCCGACGCCATCAAGATGGAAGGCTCGAGCCCCGAGATCCTCCAGGTCGTGCAGACCCTCACCCGCAACGGCATTCCGGTCATGGGGCACGTGGGCCTGATGCCGCAGACCGCCACCGCCCAGGGCGGGCTGCGCGTGCAGGGCAAGGACGACGCCACGGCCCGCGCCACCCTGGACGGCGCACTCGCGCTGGAGAGTGCCGGGGCGTTCAGCGTCGTGCTGGAAGCCATCCCCGCGCGACTGGCGAAACTCATCAGCGAGCGCCTGATCATTCCTACCATCGGCATCGGCGCGGGCGTGAGCTGCGACGGACAGGTGCTCGTCACGCACGACCTGCTCGGCATCTACGAGGGCGAGGAGAAGAAGATCGCCCGGCGCTACGCCGAACTCGGCCGCGCCGCCCGCGAGGCCATCACCGCGTACGCCGCCGACGTCCGCGCCCGCGAGTTCCCCACCCGCGACAACGCCTTCGTCATGAAAGACGACGTGCTCGACAAACTGTACTGA
- a CDS encoding MFS transporter: MLAYPEFRAMLIAAVTSTLASRAVALTVAYQMYQLTKDPLTLGLLGLVEAIPALSLALLGGVVADRTDRRRILLLTIGVEVLCAALFALYAPHAQAGGIWPLLALIFALGIARGFSDPALPAFQAQVVPRELLLRASAWRSSAWQAAGIIGPALGGALYAWRGPQGAYTVAFALFLISLGCVLYVKSKGRPAFTPGEPLGQSIKAGLAFVLQRQVLVGSMALDLFSVLFGGAIALLPVFASDILRVGPTGLGLLVAAPSVGALAVMLLATRRPPGRGAGRTLLLAVAGFGVSMIVFGLSHNLALSVLALVAAGVFDGISMVIRSATLQLNTPDHMRGRVNAVSGMFIGASNELGAFESGIAARLLGTARSVWLGGIVTLIVVAATAALAPELRAMNLADIED; this comes from the coding sequence GTGCTGGCCTACCCGGAATTCCGGGCCATGCTGATCGCCGCCGTCACCAGCACCCTCGCCTCACGCGCCGTCGCCCTGACGGTCGCGTACCAGATGTACCAGCTCACGAAAGACCCCCTCACGCTGGGGCTGCTGGGGCTCGTGGAGGCCATCCCCGCCCTGAGCCTCGCGCTGCTGGGCGGCGTCGTGGCCGACCGGACGGACCGCCGCCGCATCCTGCTCCTGACCATCGGCGTGGAGGTGCTGTGCGCGGCGCTGTTCGCGCTGTACGCCCCGCACGCCCAGGCCGGGGGCATCTGGCCGCTGCTGGCGCTGATCTTCGCGCTGGGGATCGCGCGCGGTTTCTCCGACCCGGCCCTCCCGGCCTTCCAGGCGCAGGTCGTGCCGCGCGAACTGCTGCTGCGCGCCAGCGCCTGGCGCTCCAGCGCGTGGCAGGCCGCCGGGATCATCGGCCCCGCGCTGGGCGGCGCCCTGTACGCCTGGCGCGGCCCACAGGGCGCGTACACCGTCGCGTTCGCGCTGTTCCTGATCTCGCTGGGCTGCGTGCTGTATGTGAAAAGCAAGGGCCGCCCCGCCTTCACGCCCGGCGAACCGCTCGGGCAGAGCATCAAGGCCGGCCTCGCGTTCGTGCTCCAGCGGCAGGTGCTGGTCGGGAGCATGGCGCTCGACCTGTTCAGCGTGCTGTTCGGCGGGGCCATCGCGCTGCTGCCGGTGTTCGCCAGCGACATCCTGCGGGTCGGTCCCACCGGGCTGGGCCTGCTTGTCGCCGCGCCCAGCGTCGGGGCGCTCGCCGTGATGCTGCTCGCCACCCGCCGCCCCCCGGGCCGCGGCGCGGGCCGCACGCTGCTGCTGGCCGTCGCGGGCTTCGGCGTCAGCATGATCGTCTTCGGCCTGTCGCACAACCTCGCCCTGAGCGTCTTGGCCCTCGTCGCCGCCGGGGTGTTCGACGGCATCAGCATGGTCATCCGCAGCGCCACCCTGCAACTGAACACCCCCGACCACATGCGCGGCCGCGTGAACGCCGTCAGCGGCATGTTCATCGGCGCGAGCAACGAACTCGGCGCCTTCGAGAGCGGGATCGCCGCCCGGCTGCTCGGCACCGCCCGCAGCGTCTGGCTGGGCGGCATTGTCACCCTGATCGTCGTGGCCGCCACCGCCGCGCTGGCCCCCGAACTGCGCGCCATGAACCTCGCGGACATCGAGGACTGA
- a CDS encoding heme o synthase: MTTSEPIPADAAPARATWRDYLSLTKPKVISLLLWTTITAMLMAERGLPDLWLLVVVSLAGYMSAGSAGVFNMIIDRDIDLKMARTAQRPTTSGLISTRDAAAFGGALQILSFAMLWVWATPLSAWMSLAGFLTYVVVYTQLLKRNTWHNIVLGGAAGCFPPLVGWAAVTGDLNLFAWFLFAIIFFWTPVHFWALALMIKEEYREVGIPMLPVVHGDRLTVAQIGLYAIYTVVLSVMPVFFREVGAIYFVTAAALGAWLLVLSWRLYRHVMAGKAVERKVAVPLYLYSMLYLALLFVAAAADRMIFAALG, encoded by the coding sequence ATGACGACTTCTGAGCCCATCCCCGCCGATGCGGCGCCCGCCCGGGCGACGTGGCGGGATTACCTGTCGCTGACCAAACCGAAGGTCATCAGCCTGCTGCTCTGGACGACCATCACGGCGATGTTGATGGCCGAGCGGGGCCTGCCGGACCTGTGGCTGCTGGTCGTCGTGAGCCTCGCGGGCTACATGTCAGCCGGGTCGGCGGGCGTGTTCAACATGATCATCGACCGCGACATTGACCTGAAGATGGCGCGCACGGCCCAGCGGCCCACCACGAGTGGCCTGATCAGCACCCGCGACGCCGCCGCGTTCGGCGGGGCGCTGCAGATCCTGTCGTTCGCCATGCTGTGGGTCTGGGCCACGCCCCTGAGCGCCTGGATGAGCCTGGCGGGTTTCCTGACGTACGTGGTCGTGTACACGCAGCTGCTCAAGCGCAACACCTGGCACAACATCGTGCTGGGCGGGGCTGCCGGGTGCTTCCCGCCGCTGGTGGGCTGGGCGGCGGTGACGGGCGACCTGAACCTGTTCGCGTGGTTCCTGTTCGCGATCATCTTCTTCTGGACGCCCGTGCACTTCTGGGCGCTGGCGCTGATGATCAAGGAGGAGTACCGCGAGGTCGGGATTCCCATGCTGCCCGTCGTGCACGGCGACCGCCTGACGGTGGCGCAGATCGGACTGTACGCCATCTACACGGTGGTGCTGTCGGTCATGCCGGTGTTCTTCCGCGAGGTCGGGGCGATCTACTTCGTCACGGCGGCCGCGCTGGGCGCGTGGCTGCTGGTGCTGTCCTGGCGCCTGTACCGGCACGTGATGGCCGGGAAGGCCGTGGAGCGCAAGGTGGCGGTGCCGCTGTACCTGTACTCGATGCTGTATCTGGCGCTGCTGTTCGTGGCGGCCGCCGCCGACCGGATGATCTTCGCGGCGCTCGGCTGA
- the coxB gene encoding cytochrome c oxidase subunit II: MNTTTHRHSGTRRRVRQALPIAAILGATLLTGCQQVNQSLTIGDMSSAYNREIFWMSIWAIALSIIIFIGVSYALFYTVQKFREDKHDAPPAQFHGNNKLETILVAVPVVIVILLSVLTVKSMAVLNPTPNQATKVDVLARQFWWNFSYPEVTSDAGGVVTNGNELIMPTKEAVALTITSGDVIHGFWAPNIGGQRAAMPSVKKTWQVDTDRAGVYQGNCSQLCGASHANMRYKVVALDQDRYNTTLAAMKAYRAPEPAPGSAEARGFALFMQGKASTGAIACASCHRVQGTPAAGVAGPDLSFFGTRRTLGAGMWEAMTDAQWTDAKAAEELHAWLKHSPVVKPGSLMPRYDGGEYMVQGKMAKGGTLTDAEIDDIAAYLRSLKLPEEADYWKGTPVNGAPNGGNQ; encoded by the coding sequence TTGAATACCACCACACACCGCCACAGCGGCACACGGAGGCGAGTCCGGCAGGCCCTGCCCATCGCGGCGATCCTGGGCGCGACTCTACTGACCGGCTGCCAGCAGGTGAACCAGTCCCTGACCATCGGGGACATGTCATCCGCTTACAACCGGGAGATCTTCTGGATGAGCATCTGGGCGATTGCTCTGTCCATCATCATCTTCATCGGCGTGTCGTACGCGCTGTTCTACACGGTGCAGAAGTTCCGTGAAGACAAGCACGACGCCCCGCCCGCCCAGTTCCACGGGAACAACAAGCTCGAGACCATCCTGGTCGCGGTGCCGGTCGTGATCGTGATCCTGCTGAGCGTGCTGACCGTCAAGAGCATGGCGGTGCTGAACCCCACGCCCAACCAGGCGACCAAGGTGGACGTGCTGGCCCGGCAGTTCTGGTGGAACTTCTCCTACCCCGAGGTCACCAGTGACGCGGGCGGCGTGGTCACCAACGGCAACGAGCTGATCATGCCCACCAAGGAGGCCGTGGCGCTGACCATCACCAGCGGCGACGTCATCCACGGATTCTGGGCGCCGAACATCGGCGGTCAGCGCGCCGCGATGCCCAGCGTGAAGAAGACCTGGCAGGTCGACACCGACCGCGCCGGGGTGTACCAGGGCAACTGCTCGCAGCTGTGCGGGGCCAGCCACGCCAACATGCGCTACAAGGTCGTCGCACTCGATCAGGATCGGTACAACACCACCCTGGCCGCCATGAAGGCCTACCGCGCCCCCGAACCCGCCCCCGGCAGCGCCGAGGCGCGCGGCTTCGCGCTGTTCATGCAGGGCAAGGCCAGCACGGGCGCGATCGCCTGCGCCAGCTGCCACCGCGTGCAGGGCACGCCCGCCGCGGGCGTCGCCGGCCCGGACCTGAGCTTCTTCGGCACGCGCCGCACCCTGGGCGCGGGCATGTGGGAAGCCATGACCGACGCGCAGTGGACGGACGCCAAGGCCGCCGAGGAACTGCACGCCTGGCTCAAGCACAGCCCCGTGGTCAAACCCGGCAGCCTGATGCCCCGCTACGACGGCGGCGAGTACATGGTGCAGGGCAAGATGGCCAAGGGCGGCACCCTGACCGACGCCGAGATCGATGACATCGCCGCCTACCTGCGCAGCCTCAAGCTGCCGGAAGAAGCGGACTACTGGAAGGGGACGCCCGTGAACGGCGCGCCCAACGGAGGCAACCAGTGA
- a CDS encoding PAS domain-containing protein encodes MRPGRLELRVAYVLFALLILESFLVALLVPRPQAFVVILPVLATLGVAAWLAPQLVRLLRGHRELKEAYAQELHFARQVMESVEHGLTVTDEDGRFVFVNRAYAQMLGVPPERILGRTPFEFTAAEDHAALNDARAQRSAGTSSTYRTRLRRPDGSLLAVVITGSPRWHAGRIVGNVAAVVPAQDLRAEGSGGPS; translated from the coding sequence ATGAGACCGGGCCGGCTGGAGTTGCGGGTGGCGTACGTGCTGTTCGCCCTGCTGATCCTGGAATCGTTCCTGGTGGCGCTGCTGGTGCCGCGCCCGCAGGCGTTCGTGGTGATCCTGCCGGTCCTGGCGACGCTGGGCGTGGCGGCGTGGCTGGCGCCGCAGCTGGTGCGGCTGCTGCGCGGGCACCGCGAGCTGAAGGAGGCCTACGCGCAGGAGCTGCACTTCGCGCGGCAGGTCATGGAGTCCGTCGAACACGGCCTGACCGTGACGGACGAGGACGGGCGGTTCGTGTTCGTGAACCGGGCGTACGCACAGATGCTGGGCGTGCCGCCCGAGCGGATCCTGGGGCGCACGCCGTTCGAGTTCACGGCGGCCGAGGACCACGCCGCCCTGAACGACGCGCGCGCGCAGCGGTCGGCGGGCACGTCGAGCACGTACCGCACCCGGCTGCGCCGCCCGGACGGCTCGCTGCTGGCCGTGGTGATCACGGGCTCGCCCCGCTGGCACGCGGGGCGGATCGTGGGGAACGTGGCGGCGGTGGTCCCGGCGCAGGACCTGCGCGCCGAGGGGAGCGGCGGCCCGTCCTGA